A window of the Podospora bellae-mahoneyi strain CBS 112042 chromosome 6, whole genome shotgun sequence genome harbors these coding sequences:
- a CDS encoding hypothetical protein (EggNog:ENOG503PZP0), whose protein sequence is MHLKSGDAAVKMHSFSKATALAAASLVTLASAQTRLEIAEQALQNPNATRNITFNPYPDVIPLADLEWTWRVNISDSLTDPFNNRSDDFTVRTSYDLTWGGAPRNSTLAEALPELGNNSFCTVQFLLTDRGWPANITNLWTDKDTDDTSCVPILGPDCVNSIIRSTGLNNGGPCQNPGGTWTDAPECASSLGYMADSRLLPGRMFVDLSKARSGSMFFSLQSEEYSDLDNKTIYGNYHNAIHMMLVNAPVQLVRSLNGGFPTDAPKRLLCMRVNTSQREVVDDEDGNDGGNGGDGGDGGDGGNDNEEGNEGGNGGGGDGGNSAGRDAANWWIMTGALLITVVIGAAL, encoded by the exons ATGCACCTCAAATCAGGAGACGCTGCAGTGAAGATGCATTCTTTCTCCAAAGCAACGGCACTAGCCGCCGCCAGTCTCGTGACGCTTGCATCTGCCCAAACCCGTCTTGAGATCGCAGAACAGGctctccaaaacccaaacgCGACTCGAAACATCACCTTCAACCCGTACCCCGATGTCATTCCGCTTGCTGATCTCGAATGGACATGGC GGGTCAACATAAGTGACAGCCTGACCGACCCATTCAACAACAGGTCCGATGACTTCACCGTCCGCACCTCGTACGACTTGACATGGGGAGGTGCTCCTCGAAACAGCACTCTTGCGGAAGCCCTTCCCGAACTGGGAAATAATTCATTCTGCACCGTTCAGTTCCTGCTGACAGACCGTGGCTGGCcagccaacatcaccaacctctggACTGACAAAGATACGGATGACACTTCCTGTGTTCCGATTTTAGGCCCGGACTGTGTCAACTCCATCATCAGAAGCACAGGCTTGAACAACGGTGGACCTTGCCAGAACCCTGGTGGGACCTGGACAGATGCACCAGAGTGTGCTTCATCTCTCGGGTACATGGCCGATTCAAGACTGCTACCTGGTCGAATGTTTGTGGATCTCAGCAAGGCAAGATCCGGGTCAATGTTTTTCTCCCTGCAGAGCGAGGAGTACTCTGATCTCGACAACAAGACCATATACGGGAACTATCACAATGCCATCCACATGATGCTTGTCAACGCACCGGTGCAGTTGGTAAGATCTCTCAACGGCGGCTTTCCCACTGATGCCCCGAAGAGACTCCTGTGCATGAGAGTCAACACCTCGCAAAGGGAAGTtgtcgatgacgaggacggcaATGATGGCGGTaatggtggagatggtggtgatggcggtgatggaggaaaTGACAATGAAGAAGGAAACGAAGGTGGTaatggaggtggtggtgatggagggaatTCTGCTGGCCGAGATGCCGCCAACTGGTGGATTATGACTGGGGCTTTGTTGATCACCGTTGTAATTGGGGCTGCTTTGTAA
- a CDS encoding hypothetical protein (EggNog:ENOG503PZZ6), whose translation MKPITLLPVLLPLTHATPSFPPPASPNPSWHSLTTRQATEIPPNSLYLIEWWPDGCGNGNGQSLSGGETTLAACVNVNSLWDEAPPDNAAVRFLFPEDDPRTFKWRLFVTQDCSEQIELGEGNSGICINVPNVQKVGAVIVFTEG comes from the coding sequence atgaaacccatcaccctcctccccgtcctcctccccctcacccacgccaccccttccttcccccctccagcaagccccaaccccagctggCACTCCCTCACGACCCGCCAAGCAACCGAAatcccccccaactccctctaCCTGATCGAGTGGTGGCCCGACGGCtgcggcaacggcaacgggcAGTCACTCTCCGGAGGGGaaaccaccctcgccgcctgcGTCAACGTCAACTCCCTCTGGGACGAGGCGCCCCCCGACAACGCCGCCGTCCGGTTTCTCTTCCCGGAAGACGACCCGCGCACGTTCAAGTGGAGACTTTTTGTAACGCAGGACTGCTCTGAGCAGATTgagcttggggaggggaacagCGGGATCTGCATCAATGTTCCTAATGTGCAGAAGGTTGGGGCTGTGATTGTTTTTACGGAGGGGTAG